In Coregonus clupeaformis isolate EN_2021a chromosome 15, ASM2061545v1, whole genome shotgun sequence, one genomic interval encodes:
- the LOC121583105 gene encoding la-related protein 6-like, with amino-acid sequence MGYVNIKLLTSFKKMKHLTKDWRVTAYALNYSSKLEVNKEGNKVRRKDPVSESLLVQVPSRILFVWNISAALTSSGNGGNEDVPAPQTSTMETAITLLEPFGSICTVRVFRPGKELPPEVQRFAYRYPELCSQESVLVEYEDLEGAGRAYHQLSQSEDSVRVVLIGRTSKKKAGHKLGSCVEERGAGKGASIANRCLEQLQFRGNDSLAWSSSGESEVASPLHMPRFSSGQVCRSPWDSPRSSPYHSPRVLRAPLPAPPRVSPLLASEMWRSPDTSPDLSRRNYDNSSDSSSLWFQRRKLAAVQASSLDDSNSSMQGSLGIKRVLMGDSLPPGVIRFPYGPDGTRGFPSSIVGRTLQYTLKT; translated from the exons ATGGGTTATGTGAACATAAAGCTGCTGACATCTTTTAAAAAG ATGAAGCATCTAACCAAAGACTGGCGAGTCACAGCCTACGCCCTAAATTACTCCTCCAAACTAGAAGTCAACAAGGAGGGCAACAAGGTCCGTCGCAAAGACCCAGTCTCGGAGTCCCTCTTGGTTCAGGTGCCCAGCAGAATTCTGTTCGTGTGGAACATCTCTGCTGCGCTGACCTCTAGTGGTAATGGTGGAAATGAAGACGTCCCTGCACCCCAGACGAGCACGATGGAAACTGCCATCACTCTCCTGGAGCCCTTTGGAAGCATCTGCACAGTGAGGGTGTTCCGGCCGGGGAAGGAGCTCCCACCAGAAGTCCAGAGGTTCGCCTACAGGTACCCTGAGCTGTGCTCCCAGGAAAGTGTTCTGGTAGAGTATGAGGACTTGGAAGGCGCCGGCAGAGCCTACCACCAGCTGTCCCAGTCCGAGGACTCTGTGAGAGTCGTCCTGATCGGGAGGACGTCAAAGAAGAAAGCAGGCCATAAGTTGGGAAGCTGTGTTGAGGAGAGAGGTGCCGGTAAAGGTGCATCAATCGCCAACCGCTGCTTGGAGCAGCTCCAGTTCCGAGGGAACGACTCTTTGGCGTGGAGTTCGTCCGGCGAATCCGAGGTGGCCTCTCCGCTACACATGCCTCGGTTCTCCTCGGGCCAGGTATGCAGGAGCCCCTGGGACAGCCCTCGCTCCAGCCCCTACCACAGCCCCAGGGTCCTCCGGGCACCTCTGCCCGCCCCTCCGCGGGTCTCCCCGCTCCTGGCCTCCGAGATGTGGAGGAGCCCCGACACCAGCCCGGATCTCAGTCGACGCAACTATGACAACTCGTCCGATAGCAGCAGCCTCTGGTTCCAGAGGCGTAAACTGGCTGCGGTGCAAGCATCCTCCCTGGATGACAGCAACAGCAGTATGCAGGGTAGTCTGGGTATTAAGAGGGTCCTAATGGGGGATTCCCTGCCCCCTGGGGTCATCCGGTTCCCCTACGGGCCAGATGGGACAAGAGGATTTCCCAGCTCCATCGTAGGAAGAACACTTCAGTACACCCTCAAGACATGA